One stretch of Hemiscyllium ocellatum isolate sHemOce1 chromosome 27 unlocalized genomic scaffold, sHemOce1.pat.X.cur. SUPER_27_unloc_3, whole genome shotgun sequence DNA includes these proteins:
- the LOC132808023 gene encoding zinc finger and SCAN domain-containing protein 2-like → MEKPEESCPVEKPWKCGDCGKGFRVPSALETHRRSHTGERPFPCTDRGKAFRHSSHLLAHQRGHTGERPFSCPECGKAFSTSSTLLSHQHIHTGERPFSCPECGKAFRYSSTLRTHRRFHAGERPFSCPECGKAFRYSSILWTHRRFHTGERPFSCPVCGKAFTRVSALRSHRRVHTGERSFSCPECRKAFTDISSLMKHQQIHTGEMPFTCSQCGKDFSTSSHLLTHLHVHTGERPDTCSQCGKGFTCSSHLRRHQRIHTGEKPISCPECGKALTDISSLMKHLRIHTGERPYTCPQCGKGFSTSSSLLRHQRIHTGERPYTCPHCGKGFTCSSNLRRHQRVHVPLQGD, encoded by the coding sequence atggagaaacccgaggaatcctgccctgtggagaaaccgtggaagtgtggtgactgtgggaaaggcttccgtgtcccgtctgccctggagactcatcggcgcagtcacaccggggagaggccattcccctgcaccgaccgcgggaaggccttcagacattcctcccacctgctggcccaccagcggggccacacgggggaaaggcccttcagctgcccagagtgtgggaaggccttcagcacttcctccaccctgctgagccACCAGCATATCCACACgggagagaggccgttcagctgccctgagtgtgggaaggccttcaggtattcctccacCTTGCGGACCCACCGGCGTTTCCACGCGGGGGAAAGGCcgttcagctgccccgagtgtgggaaggccttcaggtattcctccaTCTTGTGGACCCACCGGCGtttccacacgggggagaggcccttcagctgccccgtgtgtgggaaggcctttacccgcgTCTCTGCCTTGCGGAGCCACcggcgtgtccacaccggggagaggtcCTTTAGCTGCCCCGAATGCAGGAAGGCCTTTACCGACATCTCCTCCCTGATGAAGCATCAgcagatccacacgggggagatgCCCtttacctgctctcagtgcgggaaggacttcagcacatcctcccacctgctgactcACTTGcatgtccacacaggggagagacccgacacctgctctcagtgcgggaagggcttcacctgctcctcccacctgcggagacaccagcggatccacacgggggaaaaGCCcatcagctgcccagagtgcgggaaggccttgaCCGACATCTCCTCCCTGATGAAGCATCTGCGGATCCATACcggggagagaccgtacacctgccctcagtgtgggaagggcttcagcacatcttcctccctgctgaggcaccagcggatccacaccggggagagaccgtacacctgccctcactgcgggaagggcttcacctgctcctccaacctgcggagacaccagcgagttcacgtgccattgcagggggattga